Below is a genomic region from Bacillus anthracis str. Vollum.
AATTAAAAAAGTAAAACCCGTTAGGGTTTATTTGGTATGCGCATTTTTAAGAATATACTTCTATTTTCAGAATGTTTTAACCCTCCTGAACAAGAGTTCAGTTTGTTTACACTCTTAAGTTGATGGGCATGTGGCGGTACCCCTATAATGAGTTGAAATCAAAGAATAAAGTATAGCCCCCTATTTTTTATTAGTTATATAAGTTTGGCTTGATGAGCATGGGATGTTACCCCAATAAGAGCAGTAAAATCAACAACCGGTAAACTAATCATTGTACAACGAAAAAACGAAGTTTGCTTGTTACAAACTTCGTTTTTGTTTATATAATAGCACTTTTTAACTACTTATTCGCTCATATACTCAGCACTTACAGCGATACCAGATACTCCTGTCCATAATGTCTCCGCCACAACAGATACAAATAATTTTACATTTAGAAGACTAGATAAATTTTTCATAGACATCTCTCCCGTCGGTAATTTTAAGCTGATAGTTCTTAATACAAATGCCAACAGGAGTAAGCACATTGCTACTGGTTTAGATGGGGCTGTAGTTGCACCTGTAAGTGCTCAATATACGAATTACTTAACAATAATCATATCATAAAAATTCAGAAAACTAAACCTAGAGAGTCAATTTTGGGTAAATATCACATGGTTAGCTTTTTTGACAAAATAAAAATGTCTAAAACAAACCAACGAGAAAATGTTTGTTTTAGACATCTTTCCTTTAATCTCGATCGGGCTGTTACCCCCATCACAAGACGACCTTTCGGAAGGGTCTTTCGTCTGTATATAAATATACCATTTGCTATTTTTTAAGTCAATTTTTTTAGCTGTTTTTTTAGCTGTTTTTTTGGGTTATATTTTAACAGCTATATCTAATAATCAAACGTCCAAATAACAATAAAACTTCACCTAGTTTTTTAGATTCTGTATATAGATGCTTCTCTCTCTTTGCTCTTCGAAAAACAGATTTCATTTCTTTCTTTCGTTCTTTACGTGTTCTAGAACCTTTCACATAATTATCATGTAGATATAATAAAGCGCATAGATCATGTACTTTAATATTTGTCATATATGGTTTCACCAACGGTATAGGTAGACCCACATCAGAAATATATTGTCTTAGTTTCGGTTTTGGATTACTACGTCACTACGTCCTTTAAATTGCCCTGGTTCTACAATATTTAAAAGAATTGGTCTACTATGTGCTGCTGAATCACGTATATTTTTCGAAAAGTGCATCACATCACTTGCATGTTTTAAATCATTACGCCCAAACTTCCCTTTTTCAACATAAAACTTAATAAAACTGGATAATTGACCATAAGACATTAGCTCTATCAAAACCCATATATTCGGGTTCTTTTGATATTTCTCATATAAATCCCTATGATATCCTTTTTTATTTTCAGAGTCCTTCAAAATTTTATCCGAAACATGAACAAAGTTTCCTTTATCCGCAATCTTATTTAACTGATAGCTATTATATTCTTCAATAATAGAATATCCATCTTCATCACTATTAGTAATTAGATTCATTAACTTGGTTTTTATAGAATGCTCTATATCCAATGATAGTTTTATCAGCAAATATCTTAAATGCATATCTATAACTGCTAAATCAGTTAAATTGGCGAAGTCCAAATTTTGATATTTCTGGGCCTTATTTTTAGAGAAATTCTTTCTATATGCGGTAAGTTTATAATAATACGAATTCTCTATAAGATAGTTCTTCGCATCAGATTCATTTATGTAGTTAAAAGTTACACCTTTGAAACTCAAATAGTCTATTTGTTCTTCAATTGTCATCTTTTCTTTATTTCTAGCTTTTTTTATCAATTCATATTCAGGTTGATCTTTAAATGGATTTAATTCATTTTGTTGCAATTCCTCTTTTTTATCCTCTTTAAATGTCTTCAACCGTTGTAAATCTTCTAGTTTAATACTACACATAAAATATTTCTCCTAACTTTAAAATATATTTATATCCGAATCTCTTTTTATATTTAATATACATATATAACATTTCTAGTGAATAAACAAATAAACCAATTACACCATATATAGTTTTTTCTCTATATCTATAATAACCTCCCTCACGATTAAGAGACAATACTGTCCAACATATATAGAAAGAAAATAAAAGGGCATTATGCATAATGATAGAATTTAGATAGAGCAAATTAAATAACTCTAATTGAAAATCTTCATACAAAAGAAATTTAAAGATTTTATTTACAAATATATCTAAATCAAAGGAAGAAACTAAAAAAAGTTCAAATCCCCCAAAAAACGGCTTCTTATTTCCTTCTCTAACGAAATTTAAAGGAACAATAAATACAATTACATCAAAAGGGTCTATCCTTCTTTATTCAAGAGAATAGACCTTTTTAATCCGATTACATAAATTTATGTGTTTTTAGCTAATTAATAAAATAAGCTTCCTTCTTTATTTTTAAAGTTTACTGAGTAAGCTTCAGAATATGTAACATTTGTTCTCTTAAGGGGTACCGCCACACATCCATCAACTTAAGCATTTAGGCTATTTTTAAAGCTAAAAGCACGTTGCTATTTCCTTATTGTTGACGAATAATAAAAGTAAGAATATTCAGATGTTATTATAATTAAGAAAAGTTTTATACAAAAAATACTATTGTGGGGTGTAGAGTAAAATGCTAATTAGAGATTATCAAAATGATGATGAGCAAGGGTGGCTACGTTGTCGTGTACTAGCTTTTTTAAATACGGCTTACTATGACAATGTTTTAAATAAAAAAGAAGTATATAAAAATCCATCAATTGAACTTGTTGCTGAAATAGATGGAAAAATTGTTGGTTTAATAGATGTAGAATACGAAAAAAAAGAGAAGACCGTTTGCTCAAGAGGGACTGGACTTGGAGGAATGATTTGGCATATAGCGGTTCATCCGGATTATGCTCGTCAAGGGATAGGAGAAAGTTTATTGAAGGCTGCTGAAAAACGAGCAATTGATCTCAATCTTAACCGATTTGAAGCATGGACTCACGATGATGGTTGGGTTCGAAGTTGGTATGAAAAAATGGGCTTCAGGCTAACCGAGTCATATTATCATTTATATTTTGAAGGAAATGAAATGAACAATAGAATTTCAAGCAATATTCCTAATTTGTATCCTGTTTTCACATTTGGGCATTACGATGGCGAGGAGACAGAACAATTTAAAGAATTAACTCGTAGACATCAGTGTGTTTGTTATGAAAAATACTTTGAGTAATATAGGTAGTTTACTTTTATTATTTGAGTAAATAACAGGTTTGTCATAACTATCCAACTTTTAAATAACTTTGATACCCTCCTATCATCTGTTTGATGGGAGGGTATCATGTTTTTAAAGGTAAATTCAAATAATTTCATGATATTTTTACACTTAGGTTAATGAGAAAGGGTGAGATATTTTTTATGAATATGAACCAAAAAAAAGAATTATCTTTATTGGCCGAAGAGTTATATCGATATATGTCTCCCGCTAAACTTAATCAATTAGCTATAGAAGCAGGCGGGATGAAACGAAAGCGTAAGTGCCACGGGCACCATTTCTTATCTTTGTGTGTATGGCTAAATCAACAAGTCGCTACTACCTCTCTTACCCAACTATGTAGTCAATTAGAAACTTCAACAGGAGTTTTATTAAGTCCGGAAGGACTTAATCGGCGATTCAATTCGGCTTCTGTAGCCTTTTTTCGTACTGTATTTACTACACTTCTACAGGCTAAGATTGGAGGCGTATCTAAGATTTCTCATTCTCTTTCTTCCTACTTTGAGCGCATTCGCATCCTTGATTCTACAACTTTTCAAGTTCCAGATCGATTCGCAGCTATGTATCCTGGTGCCGGAGGATGTAGTCATAAAGCTGGTGTGAAAATTCAACTAGAGTATGACTTGTTGAGTGGAGAGTTTTCTGATGTGAAAATTGAACCAGGAAAACGAAGTGATCAGGCGTATGGTGCGACTCGAACAGACATGATACAAAAGAATGAGCTGTATATCCGTGACTTAGGATATTTTCGTCTACAAGACTTTAAGTCTATTCAAGATAAGCAAGGATACTATTTATCTCGCCTTAAGTTACCAACTAAAATATATAGAAAAGAATGCGAAACAGTGGTATTTAAAACAAAACCCGCTCAATTAAGAGCGGTATATATACAAATTCATTTGGAAGACATCATGAAACAATTACAACCTGGCCAAGTATATGAATTACATGATGTGTATGTAGGGAGTAAAGACAAACTGCCTACTCGTATTGTGGTTTATAGATGTACCGAGGAACAAAAACAGAAACACCTACATGATCGAGCGATTCGAGAAAAGAAAAAGGGGATTACATATACAGAGCGTACGAAACTTTTACAAGGAATTACGGTATATATGACAAACATTCCTACGGAATGGGTACCAAAAGAGAAAATCTATGATTTATATTCACTACGCTGGCAAATTGAGCTGTTGTTTAAAATATGGAAATCTTGGTTTCAAATTCATCGTTGTAAATCTATTAAACAAGAGCGCTTAGAATGTCACCTTTATGGACAACTCATTAGTATCCTATTATGCTCTTCTACTATGTTTAAAATGAGA
It encodes:
- a CDS encoding Abi family protein, producing MCSIKLEDLQRLKTFKEDKKEELQQNELNPFKDQPEYELIKKARNKEKMTIEEQIDYLSFKGVTFNYINESDAKNYLIENSYYYKLTAYRKNFSKNKAQKYQNLDFANLTDLAVIDMHLRYLLIKLSLDIEHSIKTKLMNLITNSDEDGYSIIEEYNSYQLNKIADKGNFVHVSDKILKDSENKKGYHRDLYEKYQKNPNIWVLIELMSYGQLSSFIKFYVEKGKFGRNDLKHASDVMHFSKNIRDSAAHSRPILLNIVEPGQFKGRSDVVIQNRN
- a CDS encoding GNAT family N-acetyltransferase, translated to MLIRDYQNDDEQGWLRCRVLAFLNTAYYDNVLNKKEVYKNPSIELVAEIDGKIVGLIDVEYEKKEKTVCSRGTGLGGMIWHIAVHPDYARQGIGESLLKAAEKRAIDLNLNRFEAWTHDDGWVRSWYEKMGFRLTESYYHLYFEGNEMNNRISSNIPNLYPVFTFGHYDGEETEQFKELTRRHQCVCYEKYFE
- a CDS encoding IS4-like element IS231S family transposase, whose amino-acid sequence is MNMNQKKELSLLAEELYRYMSPAKLNQLAIEAGGMKRKRKCHGHHFLSLCVWLNQQVATTSLTQLCSQLETSTGVLLSPEGLNRRFNSASVAFFRTVFTTLLQAKIGGVSKISHSLSSYFERIRILDSTTFQVPDRFAAMYPGAGGCSHKAGVKIQLEYDLLSGEFSDVKIEPGKRSDQAYGATRTDMIQKNELYIRDLGYFRLQDFKSIQDKQGYYLSRLKLPTKIYRKECETVVFKTKPAQLRAVYIQIHLEDIMKQLQPGQVYELHDVYVGSKDKLPTRIVVYRCTEEQKQKHLHDRAIREKKKGITYTERTKLLQGITVYMTNIPTEWVPKEKIYDLYSLRWQIELLFKIWKSWFQIHRCKSIKQERLECHLYGQLISILLCSSTMFKMRELLLRKKQKELSEYKAMYIIKDYFLLFHQALHKNTQELSKVLLRLFNLLQYNGRKSHRYEKKTVFDILGVVYEYATSTHKVA